The sequence taaaacaaatacaatgcaatatacattttttcaaacattccaaacaattttaaaaattttaaattttttaatatttcattaaaatatatttttgaacaaatCAAGATACCTgaaacagtttatattttcataattattttgctgtaaatattcatattttctgtTTGCTTGCCTCTTTCTTAAAGTGCCACAAAGCTGGATGTGAGTggtatatcttcaaaattgtttcCCATTTTTTTTCCATGAATATacccaaattttgtttcaataatttgttacgttttaactttTAACATAAAGTCAAATAAACAAAGTTGTTTATGAATCAAAAAaccaatataaaattaatggtTTTGCTCAACGTGAGCCCTACTACTATAACTCCTAAACTCTCAGTCGGCAACTCTTTGATAACAATGAAGCGTAATCGATTTTTTTGTCATcacttttgtttacaatttacaaCAGCTGACTGTCAAAAAATTCTATTATCAACggtgataaaattaaaaaaaaataaaaatttattaatttaaaatagaaaagcCAAGAAAGTAAAACAAATGGCTGAGGCAGCTAATGTACGTCAAAATTTACAGAATGTGCCCtcaatatttgaaatatctgcGGCTGAGACACTGGACAATCTTATCTATCCTGCCTTAAGTAAAATCTTTGATTATTTTGGACTGCGTTTGGACTTTAAGCTTTGGCAAAAACGACGCATTAAAGAAGAGCTGTCTCCCGTATTTACAtggtttttacaatatttatatttgcgCAAAAGAGGATCATCGTTTGGTGAAAGTTTCTATGGTTTGCAGAGAACCGATACCCTAAGTGGCAATCTATTGAGCCGGCAGCAAGAGGTCATATCAGCATCAATATTGACATTAATGCCATACATTGAGAAAAAGTTGAAGACAAGAGCACAACATGAAGATATATCCAAATGGGAGGagtatttattgaatttatttcatGCCTATAAAGCTTCCAAGGCTGTGCACACATTTATGTATTTGATTAAATATGCCTCCAGTCATTCACCTATTTTCCGGGCTTTAAAACTAACATTGCGCTATCCAAATGAACCACCTAACGAGGATAAAACTACATATGTTTTCCTAAAACTTTTGGAGGTTCTAGCGTTTTTCCTACAGTTTATACAATGGTGGTATTCGAATGATCAGAGACGCAAGGTGGGTGGATCATTGGAAAATCCTGAACCAATGCCAGAGTCGGcagaaatgttgaaaaaatgcAATACCCCAGCTGGCGATTGTCCGGTTTGCCTTATGAAAATTGAAAATCCTACAGCTTGTTCGGTGTCGGGTTATGTTTATTGCTGGAAATGTATTGCATTACGTCTAAAGGAACATTCTGCAACTTGTCCTGTGACCGGCTATGCCATAACTATAGAGGATTTAATACGAATTTATGAATCGTAGTTAGGCCATAAATTAgttaattgtatatttttttagatttattgtgATTTTGGTTTaggtattatttaaaataagcaaaaattattacaatttaaataaatgcagaaataatttttaaccaaaaatattttattatacaatttgTACATGTATTAACAATACGAaaatattccaataaaattaCGTTAATTAAAATACTTCTTCATGATTTTGTTGTGGCAATTCAACACCAGCTTCTTTCATATCcttcataattttcttattaataaTATTCTTAATATTAGCATTTACATCGGGCAGTAAACCTCCACATCTGGCTGCATGTTCTATGCGCTGAACAACATCAATTTCCCGTCTTGACGATATTATATTCGTAACTGCACATTTCTCCGTATTACCAACACGACCAATACGACCGCTACGGTGTATATAATCCGATACATGTAAAGggaaatcaaaatttataacatGTCTGGCTCGAGTTGTGTCCAAACCTCGACTTCCTACATCAGTGGTAGACAAGACATCGCATTCGGCATTTTGGAATTGTTCAAAACGTCCCAAGCGTATTTTCATTAACATATCACCATTTAGATTTAAACAGTTTACGCCGCTATTATTCAAGAAAATCGAAACATAATCACAGGTGGGagttttattggaaaatataatcACTGGACGTCTAGCAGACAATTCCTTTTTAACAATTGTCAAGAGATGGGCCGGCCGGTCTGATTTGTTAACTCTTATAAAACGTTGATCAACATGAGGCATAAGTTTATGCAGATGAGGACTTACAACTTCGTGAATCGTTTCCACATCGATAACTTTGTGCAAAAGTTCACTAATATTCGTAGGCATAGTCGCAGATGCCAAAATTAGCTGAGTACCAATATCCTTATCGTTTTGTGACATATTTTTATGgaactaaaagaaaaataattaaataagttAAACTTTACATTAGCATTTTTCTGTTTCTCTACTCACTGGAAATCTTTTCATAAAATGCACCAGTTTATCTGAAAAGCTGTCATCGAGCAGAGTATCAGCCTCATCCAACACAACATGTCTGACATGATCCATTTTATATATACCAGTGGTTACCAATTTACTTAAGGCGCCCACAGAGGCCACCAAAATATCAACATCTTCAAATGAGGGATTTAAcattaaatgttttgtattgCCACCCAATATGGTTTTCACTCCCACATCTAAGTTGCGGGTCAATTTCTCTATAACCCCTCCAATTTGTGAAGCCAATTCACGACTAGGTGTTAGTATTATGGCCAAAGGTGTAttaaatttccttttatttAAATCACTAGCTTTGTGTGCAATAATCTTTTGTATTACAGGCATTAGATAGCAAATGGTTTTGCCACAACCCGTCTCAGCTGCTATCAAAGTATGATGATTCTCGTTTAGCTTTGGCCATCCCTGACACTGTATGCTCGTTAAAGTTTTCACTTCAAATTCGGTTTTTAAGTTTTGCATTAAAGTGTCATCGAAAGATAATCTGGCTTTATGCAGAAATTCTTGGATATCTTGCATATCTTTCGATTTCTCCTGTTCATTGACGGTGGCATTGATTTGAAACCAATCTCCTTTGGCTTTATTATTTAACCAGCCCGATGAGGCCAGAGGAACTGTGCCAAATTTACAATGAGCCTCCAAAGGTGTGTAAAGATTGAAGGATTTTCGTTTGCATTGTATAAGCGCTGGTCGATCTTCTGTTTTTGACTTGGCTGTGGTGTGTTTCGTTTTGATGGCAGCTTGTGTTGCTGCATAACGTCGTAGATTAGGAGAATgtaatgtttttgttaatatttgcaacatttttaattgatatttttgtttaaataaagattttcgATTATAACACCGGCAGcgtgttgttattattttatttttacattgatttgttgtttttgtttttttgctcaacagCTGTTTGTTCGTAATTGTGTAGGGTTTTCTATTTATTatagtcgactttttaaagagccctttcacactaggcactTTAGTTGAGCAAGTCTCTtgtccaacaacaaaacagcatgttaaattttcttctccttaaccagacattacctctggcatcaacaaacacaagagaaTTGCGCAACTAAATTCGATTGGGAAGATAAAATATAATGATgggaagaatataaaaaaaaatatattgatgcTTACttgataataatataaaaaacttatattaTTGACGCTTATAAATCCAAGAAACACTTGCGCATACTACCGAggttttggcgatttttaaaatttcgcctAGGATGCATGATCCCCATTTTTTTCAGGTCACGGTCATAATCCTTATATTTTTGgtgatttattattttacatccTAAAAGTATGTAGCGTTTTTTGTCGCACAGATTCATTGTTCATCCTAAGAGTAGGCTGCGCTTTTTTCACACAAATCTCTGTGTTACAGCCAGATTACAATTGGAACCGCTTTCGACAAACCACAGCAAAAGAGAAAGcgattaattattataattaagtGACAGCCACAAACCAAATTTTCTGGAGCttggtataaaaacatacacattttttgtacacacacatacacagtattaaaaattaatgtatgtctgtacgtttcttaaacaaaaaggcagatatattttatatcaaCTGAAATGAAACAAGTGTctgctttttaaaaatgtatacattttaattattgtaacaaaaacaaaatacatttaaattgtccactcaaagcactcgttcgctatagaaaaacagcacatattAAAGTcctaaaaatgtataataaattaatcacataaataaacatttacattTGCAACGACTATTAGTTGTAGGGGGGATGTCAAAATAGGTTTTTAAGAGAGTTTTGCTGACAAAATATACAATACCCTAGGGGAAAGGAAACTGAGCAAGTTGCGAAAATGGTTTCCAGGGGGTAGAGTCTGGTATTTATGGTTTCAACATTTTATATGAAAGGGATCTGTCACTTTAATATGGCGGGATTAAATTGACACTATTTAGAGTTCTCAATTATTGTTTTTCCtaacgatatacttccaattaatataatttttgtatgggaACAGTCAGTATATTGGagcgataaaaaataaccagatattgagaaaatggagcTGTGTGTGTTATTTCACAGAACTAAACCGGCagtaattattatgtttttgaatATTACTTGTCACAAATTTGGAttacaattaatttattatatttttaaatgtgttcgaaatttattgatttttattgacAATTATATACCCTAGTGCATAGacaatatacatagagcggaaactctcctgtcaaagacctaactcagttgtcagaaacctaagtggtgagaatgtattagtagaaaaaactatgtgaaaacaaaaacaacactcgtatgtgtgattaatttgagtaattttattgtttgatttttttttttgtagtttccgctctatgtttctctatgcccTAGTGTGTttagaacaaattattattttttggaaatcagACCAGTAGTTAGAATTTTAGTCATCATATTTAATGATCGATTCTAGTGTTATCACTTAAATGTCTCATTTATAAAAGTTTACAGTTatgaaatacatatacatatattactttttgatatattattcttatttaagaggcgtttaaaaattaaacaaaacttctttaaaacatttgcaattGAAAATTCTAAACACGTttctattttttacacaaaatcatgtatcattttgttttaaagtaaaaagttgttttttgatttgataccaaagaaaaaaaatgtatcaatgaaaagaaaataaaataaacaactgTCTGCAAGCATAAAaaatgcctaaaagtatgctaaataatacaaataaatacaaccACAAATACAGAAAGAAACCCGTTATATTCACATTATtaacgtgttttttttttgctcagcaTATGAgaccttaaataataataaagtttatttttattgttgttgttgtttctctTTAACCTTCAAAATTGTTAACCGTTTtaatgtgtatgtgtgtgttctCGTTGATGTTTATAATTTGTTGTTGCacttattgttgttttaatatttggttAACCGTG comes from Calliphora vicina chromosome 2, idCalVici1.1, whole genome shotgun sequence and encodes:
- the Dbp21E2 gene encoding probable ATP-dependent RNA helicase DDX28 is translated as MLQILTKTLHSPNLRRYAATQAAIKTKHTTAKSKTEDRPALIQCKRKSFNLYTPLEAHCKFGTVPLASSGWLNNKAKGDWFQINATVNEQEKSKDMQDIQEFLHKARLSFDDTLMQNLKTEFEVKTLTSIQCQGWPKLNENHHTLIAAETGCGKTICYLMPVIQKIIAHKASDLNKRKFNTPLAIILTPSRELASQIGGVIEKLTRNLDVGVKTILGGNTKHLMLNPSFEDVDILVASVGALSKLVTTGIYKMDHVRHVVLDEADTLLDDSFSDKLVHFMKRFPFHKNMSQNDKDIGTQLILASATMPTNISELLHKVIDVETIHEVVSPHLHKLMPHVDQRFIRVNKSDRPAHLLTIVKKELSARRPVIIFSNKTPTCDYVSIFLNNSGVNCLNLNGDMLMKIRLGRFEQFQNAECDVLSTTDVGSRGLDTTRARHVINFDFPLHVSDYIHRSGRIGRVGNTEKCAVTNIISSRREIDVVQRIEHAARCGGLLPDVNANIKNIINKKIMKDMKEAGVELPQQNHEEVF
- the Pex12 gene encoding peroxisome assembly protein 12 is translated as MAEAANVRQNLQNVPSIFEISAAETLDNLIYPALSKIFDYFGLRLDFKLWQKRRIKEELSPVFTWFLQYLYLRKRGSSFGESFYGLQRTDTLSGNLLSRQQEVISASILTLMPYIEKKLKTRAQHEDISKWEEYLLNLFHAYKASKAVHTFMYLIKYASSHSPIFRALKLTLRYPNEPPNEDKTTYVFLKLLEVLAFFLQFIQWWYSNDQRRKVGGSLENPEPMPESAEMLKKCNTPAGDCPVCLMKIENPTACSVSGYVYCWKCIALRLKEHSATCPVTGYAITIEDLIRIYES